A stretch of DNA from Desulfallas thermosapovorans DSM 6562:
GGCATTGGGTAAAATCGGTGACGGAAGAGCTGTTAAACCTATTATTGACGTTATAAATAAATATGGAAGTTCATTGGAGGCAATAGAGGCTTTAGGTAAATTGGGAGGTTCGGCTGCAACTTCCCAAATCAAATTATTAGATAATTCTCGTTCCAAAATAATTGCCAGGCCCAATTCATTGTTTGGGAAACCGGATATAGTCAAGAAAGGTATATTTTTTGATCAAGACAGCTGGGACGGCAGCGATATTTTCCTGGCAGGATACATTTTTATAACGGGTCGAGTGGTGGAAGCTTTACGAAAGGCTAGTCCTAAAGTGAAAAACTGGGAGGCTATACGGGCTTCAGAGTATGAAAGGTCAATAATTCTCGATACCGTTGAGCCAGGGTTTTTAACAGATGAGGATAGGGATAAAATAAATGAGTTGAGAAGAGCCATCAGGAAAGAGCAAGCGCAGAATGTGGAAATGAATAGGGAAATTATGGCCCGGACAAAAATAACCGGTGGCAAGGAGTTACTTCACCTGGTTAGGTCAGTGGTACAAAAACATTGCCTATTTAAAGGCATGGATAATCATGGTATGTGTAAGGAGATATTGAAATATCTGAGAGAAACTGGTGAAAAGGTTATTCCGCAGCTCACCGGCACTTTAAAAAACAAAGACGGAGAACTAAGATTGGGAGCAGCCTGGCTTTTAGGTGAATTGGGGGCCAAAGAGGCTATTGTGCCACTTATGGAAGCGTTAAAAGATGAAGATGACAGGGTACGCAGAGAAGTTGTGACGGCCCTTGGCAAAATCAAAGATCCCAGTACAACGATACCGCTTGTAGAATTGCTGGAAAAGGAAGATAGCGCATATGTGCGTAGCGGCATAGCCGAAATGCTTGGTGAAATAGGCGATCCCATTGCTGTTCAGCCGTTAATCTCTCTATTACATAACGAAGAAGATGTACTGGTACTGAGCGATGCCGCAACATCCCTGGGAAAAATAGGTGACCACAGGGCTATTTTACCGCTTATTGAATTATTTAATTATGAGGACAGCAACCTGGCTGAATGTGTAAAACTAGCTCTGGTGAATATGGGACAACCAGCAGTAATTCCTCTGTTACAGAGTCTGGATCATGCCAACCCTCTGGTGCGGGAAAGAGCAGCCGCGACCCTGGGGCAGATTGGTGAAAAAAAAGCAGTCTTGCCCCTTATTGATAGGCTGGCTGTGGAAAAAGACCAGGAGGTGCTAGTATCCATTGCAGAAGCACTGGGACATTTAGGGGACAAGCGGGCCGTTAGACCGCTCTTAAATCTGATTTATACCAACGAAAATA
This window harbors:
- a CDS encoding HEAT repeat domain-containing protein; the encoded protein is METLIKNLKDAYWKTRAIAAHRLGETGDATAVHPLIEALLDEERVVRDNAVESLGKIGPGAIVPLINILADQDNHQLSGEVSRALVKIGTRAVKPLVCLMEKCLKNCDEVIFTRVASVLGEIGGPEAVLPLINALNEKNPSIRLDSIRALGKIGDGRAVKPIIDVINKYGSSLEAIEALGKLGGSAATSQIKLLDNSRSKIIARPNSLFGKPDIVKKGIFFDQDSWDGSDIFLAGYIFITGRVVEALRKASPKVKNWEAIRASEYERSIILDTVEPGFLTDEDRDKINELRRAIRKEQAQNVEMNREIMARTKITGGKELLHLVRSVVQKHCLFKGMDNHGMCKEILKYLRETGEKVIPQLTGTLKNKDGELRLGAAWLLGELGAKEAIVPLMEALKDEDDRVRREVVTALGKIKDPSTTIPLVELLEKEDSAYVRSGIAEMLGEIGDPIAVQPLISLLHNEEDVLVLSDAATSLGKIGDHRAILPLIELFNYEDSNLAECVKLALVNMGQPAVIPLLQSLDHANPLVRERAAATLGQIGEKKAVLPLIDRLAVEKDQEVLVSIAEALGHLGDKRAVRPLLNLIYTNENSTLKAAAQMAVEKIIDK